Part of the bacterium genome, CTCTTCGATGTCCTCAACCGCTGCTTCGCGCGTCTCCGGGATGTCTATGGACTCGGCCTTTTCAATCTGCTTCTGTTTCCAGCGCTCATTGCGTGGATCAATCTTGTGCAGGATGTGAACCATCTTGTGCAGGATTCCCATCGGGAAAGCGCCTGAACCGCAGGCCGGATCAATGATCTTCAGATCGTCAATAGCATTGATCAGCGCGTCCTTTTCTTTCTCGGAAAAGCCCGCATCCTCCTCGGAATAGCTCAAGAGCTGACGAATCCTACTCTCGTCAGTGTCCTTCGGCTTGTCACCTCGACCTTCTGCCAACTTCTGGGTTAGGCAGGCAACCAGAGATTCATCCACCATGTAGTTGACGATCTCACGCGGAGTATAGAACGAACCGGTTTGCTTGCGGGCAGTGGCCTGCGTTTCCGGATTGTAGTTGGCAAGCAGATTCTCGAAGACCTTACCCAAGAGTTCGGGGTCGAGGGCAACCTCCTCTTCAATGGGTGTATTCTCTGTAATGGTAAACTTGTAGCTGCTGAGGATGTCTATTAAGCCTCGCACTTTGTAGCGCTTGTTCCGGGTGCCGTACACCTCGTTCAGGTCAACTTCCATCTCCCGTGCATTGAAGAAAAGCTGATCCGGGACCTTGAGGACATTGTCCTCTCTGTCACTAAAGCCATCCACTCGAATGCGTTTCAGCTTGCCTTGGTACTCAACTTCCTTGTCCAGGCACTCGAACAGTCCACCATTTAGAAAGGGAATTGGATCGAAGTATTTCTCCAAAGTGTCCTTGGGATTTACGAACTCGGACTGATACCGGAACACGTTGTGAATGAAATAGTGTCCATCGCGGCCCTCGTCACGTTTGGACCGAAACCTTCGTTTTCCCATCTCCGTATTGAGAGTAGCAAAGAATAGATTTTGAAGTATGGCTTTGTAGTAGCTACTCCCTTTCCTGTCGCTGAACTTGAGCAGTGTCCGTACATGCCGTTCTTCAAAAAGCTTTTCGGGGACTAAGTTCTTCTCTTTCAAGAACCAGACGAACATGATCCGTGTGATCAGCCGAATGACGCTTGTGGCGTTGCGAATGTCCCTATCCTTCTCAACATCCTTGGGAAACTCCACATGCTGCGTAGTCCAGAAGTACCAATTCGCTATCTCTTGGAAGAAGCGCTTGTTTAGTTCCTTTGTATCAAGCGTTTGCTGCCATGCGTTGTGAAGTTCTACAAAGTTAGTGAAACTGTGCCTGCGTTGAAGTTCGTCAAACGACAGATCGAACAATATCTCAATGTGTGCACGGTGCGGTTGTTCAATGCGAATATCCTTGATGAGCGTAACCTTCTCTAAAACATCCTTGGCTTCGTCACGCTTGTGTAGGCGCCGATTTATAACCGACAGAGTCAACGCGGAGCCGTGCTTGAATAGGATCATCACGGGCATCGGAAAAAGCCGGTTTACTTCACGAGTTATGTGTGCCAGTTCCGTTCGACTATAAAGTTCACGCTTTAACTCAATTACAAAGAACAAATACGTTTCGATCAGCTTGTTGTCTACCTTGCGCGTATCAAACAACGATATAGTCCGCAGTACCTCTTCTTTTGACAATTGAAAAAGCAGATCAACCGACACCCACTCGCTAACACAAGCCTTTTCCTCGCTGAATTTTGACTGTCCGGTGGCAAACGCTTCGTAGAACGCTTCATAGTCAGAACGCAGCAAGGGGGCCTCACGAGACGTATCGTAACCTAGCGCTTGGAACAACTTCATGGCATTGTCGCGCAAAATGCCATGACTAAAGGCTTGGATTCTCGACTGAATGGCCTGTTTGATATCAGTGGTTGTAGCGGCACTCATTTTATCACCAGCCATGTCACCAGCTCGAAACTCTCTGTATCGGTAATTTGCTTCGACTGCGGAATAAGCAGCGCACCCCGGTCAGCGGTTAGCCGCTGATTGCTTCGAGTCCGAAAGACCTTTACCACCTCCTGAATTGATCGTTTCAGCAATTCTGTATAGCGAGACATATCCTCCCCGTTCTTTGTCTCATCATTGAAGAGGTCACAAAGGTCCTGGAATGGTTCTGATCTCCCTTGACACATTCGACGAAAAATTTCTAGAATCTGCTTTGCGTTGACATAGTTGAATCTGACGACGCCATCATCGCGAACATAAACAAGAAAATACGGTTGAAGCGGATTTACTTCCTCGTTGCCGTCACTTTCTCCCTTTTGCTTAAGGCAGAAGACAATACCCGGCTTAATGATCTCTTTCTCTGCCGGTGAGTAGCGGTCCAGTTCAAGAATATGACCGTTGTGGGCCCCAGGTGCAGGTACCACTGCATAAAGGCCAAACGGCGCCTCTTCAAGCTGCTTTCGATTATTCTCAATGTACTTTAAGAGTTCGATCCGGAAATCGTCGAAGGTGAACTCGGTTAACGACACCGTCTCGGACATGTCTTCCAGGTCCAACACCTCATTTTGCAGCTTTTTCAGCTGCTGATTGCGGTACTTCAGGTCGTCTTCAATTAGCTCCTTGATTTGATCGGGGTCAAGAATGTTATCGTCGCCTGTGGCTGTCACATCCACTAGCGCCATGCGCGCTTCGACACGCTCCTTGAGATTGATGTAATTATCCAAATCCTTTGTCGGCCAAAAATTCACCAATTGAATGGTTCGGTTAATACTTCCTAGGCGGTCAATTCGACCAAACCGCTGGATTACTCGTACCGGATTCCAATGAATGTCGTAGTTCACTAGGAAATCGCAGTCCTGCAAATTTTGACCTTCGCTTATGCAGTCAGTGGCTATCAATATGTCAATCTCTCCTTCCTGTGGCATCATTCTCAGAGAGGATCGATTCTTTGACTCGGGCGAGAAGTTTGTCAAGATGTTTAGAAACTCGTTCTTGCCAAATGTTGTGTAGGACTTGCCTCCAGCGACCATGGCAGAATTCAATCCCAACTCCGACTGTGCCCATTCCTCTAAGCAGCTGTACAAGTACTCAGCAGTGTCAGCAAAGGCCGTAAATATTAATACCTTCCTGTTGCGTCCGTTGATCGGGTTCTTTATTTTTTCACTAATTATCGTCTTAAGTTGCTTGAGCTTTGCATCTCTTCTTTCATCCACGGCACATGCGCTATTGTAGAGTTCGTTTAAGGCCTCGCGGTCTCTCTGAAGATCTTTAAGCCACTTTTCCAAATCCAAATCAGCAAAATCAAACTTCAACTTCTTCCCCACTTGCCACTGCTCCAGATCATCAGCGTTCTCTTCCAATTCATCTTCGTCAGGTATAAGTGTATCTAAGAGTTCCTCTTGTTTCTGGCCATGGACATCTAGAAAGAGGTTGATTCGACTCTCAAGTCTCTGGATTTTGTTGATTGTCCGATCCAGCGAAATCTGAAACGACTCAACGGAGCTCTCTAGTCGCTTCAGGAAGTTGACCTTCATCATTCCAATCAATAGGTCTTCACGTTTGCTTTGCGTAAAACCCAGTACTTTTTCTTTGTCAATCTCTTCGTACTTCTTTATCGCTTCGGGTTTAATGTATGCAGTTGGATTGAAAACGGACAACTTGTATTCAAGAATCTTTTTGTTAAGCGCGTCATAGGTAAAGAACCGATTCTTTGTGTCAATATTCGGATAGATCGGAATTGGCTTGAGACGTTCGGGGAATTTGCCGATCTGCTCAACATCATAAAAGCTCTTAAGATGTCGACGGCTACGTGCTATAGTTAGCTCGTCAAGCAGTTTGAAAAACGATGAATCAAGTCTTTCTAGAAGTTGTTTGACGGTACGTTGAGCAGTATGCTTTTCTGCCCATATAGTAAATTGCGCTTGTGCTGTCTTGAGCGTTTGGGCAATGTCCTTAATCTGCGTGGATTGAAACAGCGCATCGTTCTTACCTTCGGTAATAAGCGAGAACTGGTTTCTGAGGTCGCGCAAATTGTTGTTTACCGGAGTTGCCGTTAGCATTAACACTTTTGTTTTAACGCCTGACCTTATTATTTTCTCCATTAGCCATTTGGCTCGATTCAATTTTACAGTGCCATCATCCGTGGTTTTCTCCATTGGATTTCCACGAAAATTGTGCGATTCATCAATAACGACTAAGTCGTATGCGCCCCAGTTAAAGTTTTGGAGGTCAATTCCATTGGCGTCAGAATAGCCGGTCGTTCGCCCCATGTCTGTGTGATACAGAACAGTGTAGTTGAAACGGTCCTTGGTAAAAGGATTGAGCATGTTATTCTGGCTTGCCTGATAAACTGTCCAGTTGCTAGACAACTTCTTGGGACAAAGCACCAAAACTCGATAGTTCAGCAACTCGAAGTATTGGATTACTGCCAGAGCTTCAAAAGTTTTTCCTAGACCTACGCTATCAGCAATGATACATCCGTTGTGCTTTAGTATTTTGTTAATCGCGCCCTTGACGCCGTCCTTTTGAAAACTGTAAAGCATATTCCAAATCTGACTCTCAAAGAAGCCCGTTTGTTCTGTTAGCAAACCACCCTTCTGTTGCTCACTTAGGTAGCTCTCAAAAATGTGAAACAGTGTCTTAAAGTATATGAACTCCGGTTCATTTTCAACATAGAGCTGCTTGAGATATTTGAGAACCTGCACCTTAACATCTTCAACCAAACTTGTATCTTCCCAGATCTGATTGAACCATGTTTCTAAGTCATCAAGGTCTCGCCTATCCTGGATGACCATGTTAAGTTCTATATTCGGATTTGTGCCCAACCCGATTCCACTGACGGTGAAGTTTGAACTTCCCATAACAGCTTCTTTCACACCGTTGGGATTGCATATCAAATAAAGTTTGCCGTGTAGAAAGTTCGATTTGACCATCGAGCGTATCGAGACACGAGATTGTATCCAATCTGAACACTGTTTGGCGATTGCCTTTTGAAGAAGCTTGCTTTCAATGGGAATAATGAGCGCGTCATCGTCAATCTGGAAATCTCGACGATTGGTCTTGGTTGGATCCAACGAGCGAATGAACTTAGGCTCTCCAAAGAGAAATCGAAGTTGATCAATCTGATCTAGCTTCTCTTTCAATTCGGCATAAGCATAAATGGTAAAATAGGCTGAAACTACAGACATGTTGGCCTGCAATTGAATACTTGTCTCCAAGAACTGTCCCACAGTTCCGTAGCTGTGATTGTCTTTGATTGACGATGTCATAATTAGTTTTTGGGCTTCGATGTCATTTGCCGTGCGGGTTCAAGGAACCCATTTGTCCTACACGTGGGACAAAGGCCGTCCTTTGACAAATATTGAATTGACGGAAAGGAATGCTCTATCTGGGATATTGTGTAATGTTTCCTAGACGGTGGGACCGTAACTCCTCAATCTACAAATACGTTCAAGCTAATTCAATAGTTCATGGCATGTTGGTGAAGTCTGGGGCGGGATGTAATAAAGGTAGTCCGCCAGAGCGTCGAATTTGGTCGCGCTGGATGTCGTTGGGTGGATGATTTTACCAGCAGCTGCGGGCGGGAAGGTCGGAATCGGCAGAAATCCCGGCTGGAAAACCCTTCGCATAGCTCTGTTTAACATCGACTTACGACGGTGTCCGCCTTGGTATAACCGACTCAGACGCTAACGTCTTAAAAGACAACATATTAAAAATACGATGTGGGGCGTTTGGCACCAACCGCAGTACGCCGAATCGGGATCGCCCTAAATTGAACATCTTTTGAAGCCGACACTCTCTAAATCGGGTGAGAATCTGGAGAGGATGGGGCATATAACCGGACAATGAGACGGGCTGAAGGGGGTATGCAACTTTCTTCACGTACTGGCAAGACAACGAGAAGCCAGCAGAGGAGCTGGCTTCAATGATTCGCGCAGGCTACTGGTCACGACCTTCGATCAGAAGGCCGGCGAGTGACTACCCTTAGTCGGGTTGTCTCAATTCTAACGGTCCAAGCATACCAGTTACCATTCCTTGCCAGGGAACAGCAGTCTCTTGAACCAAGACAACCACCTGTCTGCGAACGAAGGTGGGGGCCAAAACGCAGATCAGGTATGCCACGCAAGGTTTCGTGTGAAAAACTATGGGTGGTGTAGCGTTCAAGTCCGGGAATCTGATTCATGTTAATTTCAGAATACGCCGAATTATCGGTGGGGAAATGTTGGATCAAAATTTTCGATAAGTTCCCTCGGGAAAATCAAGTTTTTGCAATGCCACAGGGATAGCGAAAGATTTTTCGCAGAAGAACCGAAAAAAGTGCCTTTTTTCTATTTTTATTGAATTTAGGTCGAATTTTACTTGCATTTGCTCCATGCAATTTTGTATATTATATATATGGGGTGCGGGTATTCCCGCGCTGCCTAACAGAATTTCACGTTAAAAACCAATTATTCCCAGTTTCCGTAT contains:
- a CDS encoding DEAD/DEAH box helicase family protein yields the protein MTSSIKDNHSYGTVGQFLETSIQLQANMSVVSAYFTIYAYAELKEKLDQIDQLRFLFGEPKFIRSLDPTKTNRRDFQIDDDALIIPIESKLLQKAIAKQCSDWIQSRVSIRSMVKSNFLHGKLYLICNPNGVKEAVMGSSNFTVSGIGLGTNPNIELNMVIQDRRDLDDLETWFNQIWEDTSLVEDVKVQVLKYLKQLYVENEPEFIYFKTLFHIFESYLSEQQKGGLLTEQTGFFESQIWNMLYSFQKDGVKGAINKILKHNGCIIADSVGLGKTFEALAVIQYFELLNYRVLVLCPKKLSSNWTVYQASQNNMLNPFTKDRFNYTVLYHTDMGRTTGYSDANGIDLQNFNWGAYDLVVIDESHNFRGNPMEKTTDDGTVKLNRAKWLMEKIIRSGVKTKVLMLTATPVNNNLRDLRNQFSLITEGKNDALFQSTQIKDIAQTLKTAQAQFTIWAEKHTAQRTVKQLLERLDSSFFKLLDELTIARSRRHLKSFYDVEQIGKFPERLKPIPIYPNIDTKNRFFTYDALNKKILEYKLSVFNPTAYIKPEAIKKYEEIDKEKVLGFTQSKREDLLIGMMKVNFLKRLESSVESFQISLDRTINKIQRLESRINLFLDVHGQKQEELLDTLIPDEDELEENADDLEQWQVGKKLKFDFADLDLEKWLKDLQRDREALNELYNSACAVDERRDAKLKQLKTIISEKIKNPINGRNRKVLIFTAFADTAEYLYSCLEEWAQSELGLNSAMVAGGKSYTTFGKNEFLNILTNFSPESKNRSSLRMMPQEGEIDILIATDCISEGQNLQDCDFLVNYDIHWNPVRVIQRFGRIDRLGSINRTIQLVNFWPTKDLDNYINLKERVEARMALVDVTATGDDNILDPDQIKELIEDDLKYRNQQLKKLQNEVLDLEDMSETVSLTEFTFDDFRIELLKYIENNRKQLEEAPFGLYAVVPAPGAHNGHILELDRYSPAEKEIIKPGIVFCLKQKGESDGNEEVNPLQPYFLVYVRDDGVVRFNYVNAKQILEIFRRMCQGRSEPFQDLCDLFNDETKNGEDMSRYTELLKRSIQEVVKVFRTRSNQRLTADRGALLIPQSKQITDTESFELVTWLVIK